In a single window of the Littorina saxatilis isolate snail1 linkage group LG3, US_GU_Lsax_2.0, whole genome shotgun sequence genome:
- the LOC138962524 gene encoding serine/threonine-protein kinase LATS1-like, whose amino-acid sequence MIRKEPERGGGRRPLLAAFVGNNRQMLNDIRDSLSHLRKSQLEEDGEGGMQLKTELSQSTPNLADKSGAAGGTKKGLENHHKTLAEIREALRPFQTGRNRSQGASDGDVTRYKIQQVMLLGVDEDIAVRALKLCNNVDGAVQLLWNIIESRNGSSKISAGLPSYPVHRRPSFENKYGPSSPAASDTNSVRSDSPSLSNVPQAARQSLANGHQTPPPLPPRAPIGHPGSPHPSAGGHTPPPIPEGNVVGLNGAGPQGASSDVPPGHVQQLIKRMSPGQFRSQVVHNAPHQHSSNGTSISLQQQQRSVTRQSLVCQAQAQAQAQAHSQGGQMHHGHASAQAVTGALAQQLQQGLVITHQSVTSSPGSGNSSASSTPAPSGPRVTINVSHPPPPPYSQARGGTPTLVQIHGEQSHYLALAPPDSPLNLSTASSSAASALSDNSSGMMNHNGHLSGKMAPGLPVMAARRPQHAPIIMHSVKSKEVHKPVPQTATAPMSPPPNMATPPGSTSQHNYISQVQTQVNTGNGQVPSPVPVATAASAPTTTTTTHTRNLQIQITGQAPHHVVHSRPHNGVQYATEPVGPPYHAGGHAHSRPTIQFHIASGAHPNYPSHVHLQHFGGVSYDRYHCAPSDTTSTPRSDSPVSRTTNQSPLSVLSTTSSPSTNSDIPDKPPPPYPFGLHQSAPPRQPPLPPRVPLHNKPLPPPPPGTHGVTLHLPAKTVVSKAGGGQSVLPSSHPGVMPQTMVNQNGQATGSIETASEQGEDTDTETVSSSEAGTASGGGGGGGGGERGRSGGPGGEKHRCMSPMPQRKPEAWERDKLRRDTKVRNYSPQAFKFYMEQHVENVLKIHHQRLRRRTQLENEMAKVNLSEEAARQMRRMLHQKESNYIRLKRAKMDKSMFEKIKTLGVGAFGEVALCRKKDTGMLYAMKTLRKSDVLKRNQVAHVKAERDILAEADNEWVVKLYYSFQDHNYLYFVMDYVPGGDLMGLLIRMEILDEPLARFYIAELVQAIESVHRMGFIHRDIKPDNILIDRNGHIKLTDFGLCTGFRWTHNSKYYQRDGTHARQDSMEVNCKMDEQCHCEILKPLERRRKREQRCLAHSLVGTPNYIAPEVLLRSSGYTSVCDWWSVGVILFEMLVGHPPFYANTPAETQYKVINWKETLKVPRDSNLSQSAKDLILQLCCGPEDRLGLNGAMEIKAHSFFDGINFDTLRKQQPPYVPTIHYATDTSNFDPVDPDKLRNSEEEESKKTEKLENGKHPEHAFFEFTFRRFFDDGGHPMATTLEDPDTNSPVYV is encoded by the exons GATATCGCAGTGCGGGCACTCAAACTGTGTAATAATGTGGATGGTGCAGTCCAACTACTGTGGAACATCATCGAGAGCCGTAATGGATCAAGCAAGATTTCTGCTG GCCTACCTAGTTACCCGGTGCACCGGAGACCAAGTTTCGAGAACAAGTACGGACCGTCCAGTCCGGCTGCCTCTGACACCAACAGCGTCCGCTCGGACAGCCCCTCATTAAGCAATGTGCCGCAGGCTGCCCGACAGTCGCTGGCCAATGGACATCAGACTCCGCCTCCCCTGCCACCGCGTGCTCCCATTGGTCATCCCGGGTCCCCCCACCCCTCTGCTGGGGGCCACACCCCTCCCCCAATACCCGAGGGGAACGTTGTAGGGCTCAATGGAGCTGGACCACAG GGAGCATCATCTGACGTACCACCAGGCCACGTGCAGCAGCTGATCAAACGAATGTCACCGGGACAGTTTCGCAGCCAGGTGGTCCACAATGCTCCCCACCAGCATAGCAGCAACGGCACCAGCATCAGCCTGCAGCAACAACAGCGCTCTGTCACCAGACAGTCATTGGTGTGCCAGGCCCAGGCCCAGGCTCAGGCTCAGGCTCACAGTCAGGGCGGCCAGATGCACCACGGTCACGCCAGCGCCCAGGCTGTCACGGGGGCCTTGGCTCAGCAGCTTCAGCAGGGCCTGGTCATCACTCACCAGTCGGTCACCTCCTCGCCGGGCAGCGGCAACAGCAGCGCTTCCTCGACCCCTGCACCATCAGGGCCCCGGGTGACCATCAACGTCTCCCACCCACCTCCCCCGCCGTACTCACAGGCCCGCGGAGGGACCCCCACCTTGGTTCAGATCCACGGGGAACAGTCACACTACCTGGCCCTGGCCCCGCCCGACTCGCCCCTCAACCTGTCGACCGCTTCGTCCTCCGCAGCGTCGGCTCTGAGCGACAACAGCAGCGGCATGATGAACCACAACGGCCACCTGTCAGGCAAGATGGCGCCAGGTTTACCTGTGATGGCCGCCAGACGGCCACAGCACGCCCCCATCATCATGCACTCCGTCAAGAGCAAGGAGGTGCACAAGCCCGTTCCGCAGACGGCCACAGCGCCCATGTCTCCTCCCCCCAACATGGCCACACCCCCTGGTTCCACCTCCCAGCACAACTACATCTCACAGGTGCAGACACAGGTCAACACGGGGAACGGGCAGGTCCCCAGCCCGGTTCCTGTGGCCACAGCTGCCTCCgcccctaccaccaccaccactactcaCACACGCAATCTTCAGATTCAGATCACAGGCCAAGCGCCTCACCACGTGGTGCACAGTCGTCCGCACAACGGTGTCCAGTACGCCACGGAGCCTGTCGGGCCTCCATATCACGCTGGTGGTCACGCCCACAGCCGACCCACCATCCAGTTTCACATTGCATCCGGGGCTCACCCCAACTACCCCAGCCATGTGCACTTGCAGCACTTTGGGGGCGTGAGCTATGACCGCTACCACTGTGCTCCCTCTGACACCACCTCCACCCCCCGCTCAGACTCACCGGTGTCGCGCACAACCAACCAATCACCTCTTAGCGTCCTCTCTAccacctcctccccctccaCAAACTCTGATATCCCGGACAAACCCCCTCCCCCGTATCCATTCGGTCTCCACCAGTCAGCCCCTCCCAgacaaccccccctccctcctcgtGTTCCTTTACATAACAAGCCCctgccccctcctccccctggGACACATGGAGTAACGTTGCACTTACCTGCAAAGACTGTTGTGTCCAAAGCGGGTGGGGGACAGTCAGTCCTTCCCTCCTCCCACCCTGGTGTTATGCCGCAGACGATGGTCAATCAGAACGGCCAGGCAACAGGGAGCATTGAAACGGCGTCGGAACAAGGGGAGGACACCGACACAGAGACTGTTTCGTCCTCAGAAGCAGGGACGGCTtctggtggtggaggtggtggtggcggtggggAAAGGGGTAGgagtgggggtccagggggggaGAAGCACCGGTGCATGTCCCCCATGCCCCAGCGCAAACCTGAGGCGTGGGAGCGTGACAAGCTGCGTCGCGACACCAAGGTGCGCAACTACTCGCCCCAGGCCTTCAAGTTCTACATGGAGCAGCACGTGGAGAACGTGCTCAAGATCCACCACCAGCGCTTGCGGCGCAGGACGCAGCTGGAGAACGAGATGGCCAAGGTGAACCTGTCGGAAGAAGCCGCGCGCCAGATGAGGCGCATGCTGCACCAGAAGGAGTCCAACTACATCCGCCTCAAGCGCGCCAAGATGGACAAGAGCATGTTCGAGAAGATCAAGACGCTAGGCGTAGGGGCCTTCGGGGAGGTGGCCCTGTGCAGGAAGAAAGACACCGGGATGCTCTACGCCATGAAGACCTTGCGCAAGTCCGACGTGCTGAAGCGCAACCAGGTGGCCCACGTGAAGGCGGAGCGAGACATTCTGGCGGAGGCGGACAACGAGTGGGTGGTGAAGCTGTACTACTCCTTTCAAGACCACAACTACCTGTATTTCGTCATGGACTACGTGCCGGGCGGCGACCTCATGGGACTGCTTATTCGCATGGAGATCCTGGACGAGCCCCTGGCACGTTTCTACATCGCCGAGCTGGTGCAAGCCATCGAGTCTGTGCATCGCATGGGCTTCATCCACCGAGACATCAAACCCGACAACATCTTGATTGACCGCAACGGTCACATCAAACTGACAGACTTTGGGCTTTGCACCGGTTTTCGCTGGACGCACAACTCCAAGTATTACCAACGAG ACGGAACTCACGCCAGACAAGACTCTATGGAGGTAAACTGCAAGATGGACGAGCAGTGTCACTGTGAAATTCTCAAGCCGCTAGAGCGGCGCCGGAAACGAGAACAACGCTGTCTAGCACATTCGCTGGTGGGCACGCCAAACTACATTGCTCCTGAAGTGCTCCTGCGATCTT CTGGCTATACGTCGGTCTGTGATTGGTGGAGTGTTGGAGTGATACTGTTTGAAATGTTGGTGGGCCATCCTCCGTTTTATGCCAATACTCCTGCTGAAACACAGTACAAG GTGATAAACTGGAAAGAAACACTAAAGGTTCCCAGAGACTCTAACCTCAGCCAGTCTGCAAAGGACCTGATCCTGCAGCTGTGTTGTGGGCCAGAGGATCGGCTTGGCTTGAATGGAGCCATGGAGATCAAGGCCCACTCTTTCTTTGACGGCATCAACTTTGACACGCTCCGCAAACAGCAGCCCCCGTACGTGCCCACCATTCATTACGCCACTGACACCTCCAACTTTGACCCTGTCGACCCTGACAAGCTGCGCAACAGCGAGGAGGAAGAGAGCAAGAAGACGGAGAAACTGGAGAACGGAAAGCACCCGGAGCACGCTTTCTTTGAGTTCACCTTTCGGAGATTCTTTGACGACGGTGGACACCCCATGGCGACCACGCTAGAGGACCCAGACACGAACTCTCCGGTGTATGTCTGA